TTTCGGAGGCGAATCGCGCACTGCGGTATGCAGTCGGTAGTGGTGCCCAGTCCGGTTCCGATTCGTGAGGCTCTCTTTTTAACTCGAGTTCCAGTCGTCTATGGCTGGTTGATGTGTTCTTAGGGGATCCTTCTAGCTTTGGATCTCTGTATCTCGTCTTCGTCTCCGACCTCTTAGGATGTAGCCACAGCCTTGTTCTCTGGAGGTTTTGGTCTCATTGGTTCTTATGTTCTCGTCTTCCTCTGTTAACACCAAAGGTTGGATCTTTCATGTCACTCTCCATCGTTCTTTGGTTCTCAAAGGCAACAGCCGGTGTAGCGAGTTTTGTGTCATTGCTTGCTTCAGTGTTTCGGTTGGCCAGGGACATATCCCAGTTCTGATTGGGTTCCTTGACCCTGTCAGTAGTCTCGTTGGCTGATTGTGTGCAGGTTTAGAGACTTTCTTAGGCGAAGGGTGGCTTCTGAGATCAAGCCCGACTTTGGCGTCGAGTGTGCAGCGGGGTTCGGACAACTCTCCTCAAGTATGGTTGTTCTCGTCCCTTCTTTCATTCAGATGTCTCGCGCTTAATCAACAAGGAAGAATGCAAACTTGGCAAGAACACCGACTACCAGCTACTTCAGGCGACGTCTCGGGGACTCCGGCATCCGAGGCAACGAGGTAAAACCCACCTCCCCGGGGTTAACGTTAATGGAAGAGAACGGTCATTGGTAGTCTAGTGATTACTAAGCATTCTAGCAGAACGCGCCGGATATGTGGTATTGCGAAACTAGAAACTGTAAACGTATTGATCTAGATCATTTTGTTCGAGTCCGGTTTGTATTCGACTTTGATGTCCGTTCGGGATTGATTTATATAATTAATTAATACTAAAGAAGAATAAAAAAAAATTCTGAATATTATCCATGACTAAAATGGCTTGAAAGCAAACATTAAAACCAGCATAAATAAAAGACTTTTGAAAGAGAATCCAAACCAGAGTTGTCGTAGTAGTATAAAAAAGACTTTTGGAAGCAACCCAATACGCTGTCGTTTTTGAAGTATGTCACTTTCGCTTTTAATCCCACCCTCCTCCACTTACCGCGATTCGATGTTCTTCCGCTAATCTAGCACCCAAACATACAATCGAATTATAAAATCTTATAAAAATAAAAAAAATCCAAATCAGTTAACGAAAACACGGACGCGAAATCAACGAGTTAAAATCCACTTTTCTATCTCCCTCTCGCGTCCGATCTCCCTTTCTCCTCTCTACTCATCCAAAACAAAAACAAAACAAGTCAACTCATCTTGTCGGAAAATTGCATGTCTTAACTGTCCGAGATGACTATGACGACGGAGGAGAAACCAGCTTCAGATGGCCGAGGAGGTTGGGGTTTCTTCAAGATCCCGTTTCGAAACTCCAGCGGTCGAGGGAACGCCGCATCGAGTGCCGCCACGTCTCCGTTTCCATCGTCTTCTTCTTCTTCTACATCTTCCCATCTCCATAACCATCACCATCACCACCACCATCATCATCAGCTTGGCTATAACGGGCCTCATGGCGATGGATCGGGTCAAAATCAAAACCCGACTCCTTCTCCTTCGGTATCGTCTGTGGCTAAGTCGTTTCTGCCTAGGAAACGCAGATTGAAGCTTGATCCGTCGGAGAAACTCTATTTTCCTTGTGAGTTTTGTTCGAATCTCATCTGAATCAGAATCATAGGGTTGTTTCTGTAACTAAACTAAAATTTTGATCTGATTTGGGATAAAAGATATGATATTGACTTAATAGTGAAATAGAGTTTTGAACTTTGAAGAATAGTTGACGTTGACCTGATTTTACTATTATGCCATTTTGAGCATTTCTAAATTAGGAAGTTTTTGGTATGTATGTATGTTGGTCATGAATATGATTTTGTTACTTGATTATATCAGATGATTAGTTCTTGGGTACTGAATTAGATTATTTATTATCTTTTTTTTTTTTTTTTTTGAAGATGAGCCTGGGAAGCAAGTGAGGAGTGCTATTAAGATTAAAAATACCAGCAAATCTCATGTAGCCTTTAAGGTATGTTTTTTCTTATCTAAGTGTTTTTGATTATCAGAGTGTTTTGCATTTTGTATTTGTGCTTACTCTCGTTGCTCTTCTTCAGTTTCAAACAACAGCACCGAAGAGTTGCTTCATGCGTCCACCGGGTGCCATTCTTGCTCCTGGAGAGACTATTATCGCCACTGGTAATTGTTTTTTTCCATTTATTCTTTTTCTTCTTGATGATGCTATTAGAGAAATGAGTGTAGAAGAGTGTGCATGTGACTCTATTTCTCTCCCTTGTTGAACTGTTACAGTGTTCAAATTTGTTGAGCCTCCTGAGAATAATGAGAAGCCAATGGATCAAAAGAGCAGAGTTAAGTTTAAAATCATGAGCCTGAAGGTGAAAGGTCCAATGGACTATGTGCCTGAGCTGGTATGTTGATTTTATCATCTCTTGTTTGAACTGGTAAACTGTAGAGTAGTAATAACATGTCACTATCCAATTGGAACATAAGATATCTAAATCATCTCAAAAAATAATTGCTATTGTTTGTCATGTTCTTACATTTCTGAGGCCCTACTGAACAATTATTTTCCGCAGTTTGATGAGCAAAAGGATGATGTGTCTAAGGAGCAAATATTGCGTGTTATCTTCTTGGATCCAGAACGTCCCAACCCTGTGAGTATCTGAAACATATGAAATCAATTCTCAACTACACAGTGTCTTTTTCACGAATTATCTATCTGTATGATTTATTATTGAAAAAGGCACTGGAGAAACTGAAGCGTCAGCTAGCTGAAGCAGATGCAGCAGTGGAGGAAAGGAAGAAGCCACCAGAGGAAACAGGTCCAAAGATGATTGGAGAAGGACTCGTGATCGATGAATGGGTGAGAGTCACACTTTTACTATCGTTAGTTTAGATGATATGTGAAAAATCTGACATTGTTATGGTCTCTCTCTCCTCTGTAATGAAAACACAGAAGGAACGCCGAGAGAGATATCTTGCACAGCAACAAGGCGAAGGAGT
This sequence is a window from Brassica oleracea var. oleracea cultivar TO1000 chromosome C1, BOL, whole genome shotgun sequence. Protein-coding genes within it:
- the LOC106309819 gene encoding vesicle-associated protein 4-2 is translated as MTMTTEEKPASDGRGGWGFFKIPFRNSSGRGNAASSAATSPFPSSSSSSTSSHLHNHHHHHHHHHQLGYNGPHGDGSGQNQNPTPSPSVSSVAKSFLPRKRRLKLDPSEKLYFPYEPGKQVRSAIKIKNTSKSHVAFKFQTTAPKSCFMRPPGAILAPGETIIATVFKFVEPPENNEKPMDQKSRVKFKIMSLKVKGPMDYVPELFDEQKDDVSKEQILRVIFLDPERPNPALEKLKRQLAEADAAVEERKKPPEETGPKMIGEGLVIDEWKERRERYLAQQQGEGVDSV